A part of Carcharodon carcharias isolate sCarCar2 chromosome 6, sCarCar2.pri, whole genome shotgun sequence genomic DNA contains:
- the LOC121279200 gene encoding thyrotropin-releasing hormone receptor-like, whose amino-acid sequence MENLTYYNEKQLNKVFGNRTEHSHGYQVVSISLILIICGVGIMGNAMVVFVVLGTKHMRTPTNCYLVSLAIADLVVLMAAGLPNITNTIYRSWIYGYMGCLSITYLQYVGINVSSCSITAFTIERYIAICHPMKAQFICTKSRAKKIILLVWAFTCLYCVMWFFLLDIKQTIYKDMTVVACDYKVSRKFYLPIYFLDFFMFYVAPLVLATVLYWMISRILFLNPMPTDPIESSKQKGVRSTHHQQAGDTLTSNTRATSRKQASTASHCAGTSPSPSLDDLLMSPARRKVRFSPFCPWRHRNIPVSSKQPLIALVFSNEKRECCKYTDQRLLT is encoded by the coding sequence ATGGAGAACCTGACCTACTACAATGAGAAGCAGCTGAACAAGGTGTTTGGGAACAGGACGGAGCACAGTCATGGGTACCAGGTGGTGAGCATATCCCTGATCCTGATTATATGTGGAGTGGGTATCATGGGTAATGCCATGGTGGTTTTTGTGGTCCTTGGAACAAAGCACATGAGAACACCCACTAACTGTTACCTGGTGAGTCTGGCGATCGCTGACCTGGTGGTATTGATGGCTGCAGGTctacccaacatcaccaacaccatctACAGATCATGGATTTATGGTTACATGGGCTGCCTGAGCATAACCTATCTCCAATATGTGGGGATTAATGTGTCCTCCTGTTCTATAACTGCCTTCACCATCGAAAGATACATTGCTATCTGCCACCCAATGAAAGCCCAGTTTATCTGCACTAAATCCAGAGCAAAAAAGATCATCCTGTTAGTCTGGGCTTTCACATGTCTATATTGTGTGATGTGGTTCTTCCTGTTAGACATCAAGCAGACCATCTACAAAGATATGACTGTGGTGGCGTGTGACTACAAGGTCTCCAGAAAGTTttacctgcctatttactttctcGATTTCTTTATGTTCTATGTTGCACCTCTGGTTCTGGCCACTGTCCTGTACTGGATGATCAGTAGAATCTTGTTTTTGAATCCCATGCCCACTGATCCGATAGAGAGCAGCAAGCAAAAGGGGGTCAGATCCACTCACCATCAACAAGCAGGTGACACTTTAACATCCAACACTAGAGCGACATCCAGAAAACAGGCAAGTACAGCCAGTCATTGTGCTgggacctccccttccccatccctcgATGATTTGCTAATGTCACCTGCAAGACGAAAAGTAAGATTTTCACCTTTCTGCCCATGGAGACACCGGAATATCCCTGTGTCTTCCAAGCAGCCGCTCATAGCCCTCGTCTTCAGCAATGAAAAGAGGGAATGCTGCAAATACACAGACCAAAGGCTATTGACCTAA